In the genome of Pseudomonas sp. HS6, one region contains:
- a CDS encoding GNAT family N-acetyltransferase — MDSADILVLQASYTNPVHAEAIGVVLNHYAEDPMGGGHPIAPELLQQLPAELAKRPHAFSVLAFVGGEPAGLVNCFEGFSTFACKPLVNVHDVSVVSKFRGLGLSQKMLRKVEDIARQRGCCKITLEVLEGNAVAQGSYAKFGFAPGMFDPSHGRMLFWIKELQA, encoded by the coding sequence ATGGATTCCGCAGATATTCTTGTGCTTCAAGCCAGCTATACCAACCCGGTGCATGCCGAGGCTATCGGTGTGGTACTCAATCATTACGCCGAAGACCCGATGGGCGGCGGCCATCCGATTGCCCCTGAACTGTTGCAGCAACTGCCCGCAGAACTGGCCAAGCGGCCTCACGCGTTCAGCGTCCTGGCCTTTGTCGGCGGCGAACCGGCAGGTCTGGTCAACTGCTTTGAAGGGTTTTCGACCTTTGCCTGCAAACCGCTGGTCAACGTGCATGACGTGTCAGTGGTGTCGAAGTTTCGAGGCCTGGGGCTGAGCCAGAAAATGCTGCGCAAGGTCGAGGACATCGCCCGTCAGCGTGGTTGCTGCAAGATCACCCTGGAAGTGCTTGAAGGCAACGCTGTGGCCCAGGGTTCCTACGCCAAATTCGGTTTTGCGCCGGGCATGTTCGATCCGAGTCACGGGCGCATGCTGTTCTGGATCAAGGAATTGCAGGCATAA
- a CDS encoding DinB family protein produces MTQPLSHHLLSMAYQNAWANHRLAKAWLQLDDVQLAAPRVSFFPSIRLILNHILTCDGFYVDALERELRSDEPHPDCYVFFNVDEPFTEAQALRREQAHVDRRLIAYCEQLRDADLGRIVTIARDTPQHDSRLRMISHLFEHQIHHRGQVHAMLSDTPVKPPQLDEFFCAGESGLRAEDFAELGWTEELIWGH; encoded by the coding sequence ATGACTCAGCCACTGTCCCATCACTTGCTGTCCATGGCTTATCAGAACGCCTGGGCCAATCACCGACTGGCCAAGGCATGGCTGCAACTCGACGACGTGCAGCTGGCGGCGCCCAGGGTGAGTTTTTTCCCGAGCATTCGCCTGATCCTCAATCACATTCTCACCTGCGACGGGTTCTACGTCGATGCGCTGGAGCGTGAGTTGCGCAGTGATGAGCCGCATCCCGATTGCTACGTGTTTTTCAACGTGGACGAACCGTTCACCGAAGCGCAGGCCTTGCGCCGTGAGCAGGCGCACGTCGACCGCCGCTTGATCGCTTATTGCGAGCAACTGCGCGATGCCGATCTGGGCCGCATCGTCACCATCGCCCGCGACACACCGCAGCACGACAGCCGTCTGCGGATGATTTCGCACCTGTTCGAACATCAGATCCACCATCGTGGCCAGGTCCACGCCATGCTCAGCGACACGCCGGTGAAACCGCCGCAACTGGATGAGTTCTTCTGTGCCGGCGAGTCCGGGTTACGGGCCGAGGATTTCGCCGAACTGGGCTGGACGGAAGAACTGATCTGGGGCCACTGA
- the zapE gene encoding cell division protein ZapE, with product MTFDSPLSAWQHAVEHKGFIQDEAQEHAVWALQKCHEALHAGARSVTGVYLWGPVGRGKTWLMDQFHQSLRVPARRQHFHHFMGWVHQRSFQLTGIADPLRALARELAAEVRVLCFDELFVNDIGDAIILGRLFQVMFDEGVVVVCTSNLPPDQLYADGFNRDRFLPAITAIKQHMQVVAVNGAEDHRLHPGALEQRYWVAVPEQGCALAKVFDALAAGQGANSEPVPVGYRALNVVKASESVLWCRYADLCEQPFAAMDFIALCDAYRAILLSEVPNLSAQKREGRIARGTEDGAERVVAGDRELPQLSVHDDGVRRFIALVDECYDRKVPLYIEADVPMDALYTEGYLEFPFRRTLSRLQEMQLQRFADT from the coding sequence ATGACTTTCGACTCTCCCTTAAGCGCCTGGCAACATGCCGTCGAGCACAAGGGCTTCATCCAGGATGAAGCCCAGGAGCACGCGGTCTGGGCGTTGCAAAAATGCCATGAAGCCCTGCACGCCGGTGCCCGTTCGGTCACCGGCGTTTATCTGTGGGGGCCGGTCGGGCGCGGCAAGACCTGGCTGATGGACCAGTTCCATCAAAGCCTGCGAGTGCCGGCCCGGCGTCAGCACTTTCATCACTTCATGGGCTGGGTCCACCAGCGCTCGTTTCAACTGACCGGTATTGCCGATCCGCTGCGGGCCCTGGCCAGGGAGTTGGCGGCCGAAGTACGGGTGCTGTGTTTCGACGAACTGTTCGTCAATGACATCGGCGATGCGATCATCCTCGGCCGGTTGTTCCAGGTGATGTTCGACGAAGGCGTGGTGGTGGTCTGCACCTCCAACCTGCCGCCGGATCAGCTGTATGCCGACGGCTTCAATCGCGACCGCTTCCTGCCGGCGATCACGGCGATCAAGCAGCATATGCAGGTGGTTGCGGTGAACGGTGCCGAAGACCATCGTTTGCATCCGGGTGCCCTCGAACAACGCTATTGGGTGGCGGTCCCGGAGCAGGGTTGCGCACTGGCCAAGGTGTTCGACGCATTGGCGGCCGGGCAGGGCGCCAACTCAGAACCGGTGCCGGTCGGCTACCGCGCCTTGAATGTGGTGAAGGCCAGCGAGTCGGTGTTGTGGTGCCGTTACGCGGACCTTTGCGAGCAACCGTTCGCGGCCATGGACTTCATCGCGCTGTGCGACGCCTACCGGGCTATTCTGTTGAGCGAGGTGCCGAACCTGAGCGCGCAGAAGCGTGAAGGGCGGATCGCCCGGGGCACCGAGGACGGAGCGGAGCGTGTGGTGGCCGGCGACCGTGAGTTGCCGCAACTGTCAGTGCACGATGACGGCGTACGGCGCTTCATCGCGCTGGTCGACGAGTGCTACGACCGCAAGGTGCCGCTGTACATCGAGGCCGATGTGCCGATGGACGCGCTGTACACCGAGGGCTATCTGGAATTCCCGTTCCGCCGGACCTTAAGCCGCTTGCAGGAGATGCAGCTGCAACGCTTTGCCGACACCTGA
- a CDS encoding nuclear transport factor 2 family protein: protein MFHPISILAPAIVEYINAANARDTSRVGSYFAEDAHVFDEGHHQVGAQAIAHWMQDTARRYQPRVEVLGVQQRTGKVLVQGLISGTFPGSPLELCYTFRLNEQGKIARLDISV, encoded by the coding sequence ATGTTCCATCCCATCTCGATACTCGCCCCGGCCATCGTTGAGTACATCAACGCCGCCAATGCTCGGGATACGTCCCGGGTCGGCAGTTATTTTGCCGAGGATGCCCACGTGTTCGATGAAGGCCATCATCAGGTCGGCGCTCAGGCTATCGCCCACTGGATGCAAGACACCGCCCGCCGCTATCAGCCACGGGTCGAAGTGCTGGGCGTGCAGCAGCGAACCGGCAAAGTGCTGGTGCAAGGGCTGATTTCCGGGACGTTTCCCGGCAGCCCGCTGGAACTGTGCTACACCTTTCGCCTCAACGAGCAGGGCAAAATCGCACGGTTGGATATTTCCGTGTAG
- a CDS encoding YafY family protein has protein sequence MSRTTRLLTLLQVLRGKKRPVTAATLASELEISERTLYRDIAELTALGAPIRGEAGIGYVLRSGLFLPPLMLNADETEAIVLGLRYVDQRGDEVLSKAAADALAKIAAVLDPQAQEAMRNPTVMPGPPGYGFPQNAVPLNVFRQAIRDQAKLHIDYADAQQVPSQRLIWPLALGFLNEVRIIVAWCELRSAYRTFRTDRISAASLQGERYPGRRSDLLRTWQRQMQLDESGRFTPDEN, from the coding sequence GTGTCGCGAACCACTCGCCTATTGACCCTGCTGCAAGTGCTGCGTGGCAAGAAACGCCCGGTGACCGCCGCGACGTTGGCCTCCGAGCTGGAAATCTCCGAACGCACCCTCTATCGCGACATCGCCGAATTGACGGCGCTCGGTGCGCCGATTCGTGGCGAGGCGGGCATCGGTTATGTGTTGCGCAGCGGTCTGTTTCTGCCGCCGCTGATGCTAAACGCCGACGAGACCGAAGCCATCGTCCTGGGACTGCGCTATGTCGATCAACGCGGCGACGAGGTCCTGAGCAAAGCCGCAGCGGATGCTCTGGCAAAAATTGCGGCGGTGCTGGATCCACAGGCCCAGGAGGCGATGCGCAATCCGACAGTGATGCCCGGGCCGCCCGGTTACGGGTTTCCGCAGAACGCAGTGCCGTTGAATGTGTTCCGTCAGGCGATCCGCGATCAGGCCAAGCTGCACATCGATTACGCCGACGCACAGCAGGTGCCGAGCCAGCGCTTGATCTGGCCCTTGGCGCTGGGGTTTCTCAACGAGGTGCGGATCATTGTGGCGTGGTGCGAGTTGCGCAGCGCATATCGCACGTTCCGAACCGACCGGATTTCTGCGGCCAGCCTGCAGGGCGAGCGTTATCCGGGGCGTCGCAGCGACCTGCTGCGCACCTGGCAGCGGCAGATGCAACTGGACGAAAGCGGGCGCTTCACTCCTGACGAAAACTGA
- the speB gene encoding agmatinase gives MDVPMQNDQALTRDSLYGTAAESTYAGITSFMRRRYSRDLRGVDVAVSGVPFDTATSNRPGARFGPRGIRAASTGIAWERHWPWAFDPFDHLAVIDYGDCDFDYGSPHTIPESIEAHAEHILNSGSAMLTFGGDHFISYPLLKAHARKHGTLSLIHFDAHSDTWPDEGGKRVDHGTMFWHAAREGLVDPARSVQIGLRTTNDDHQGFQVLDARQVHRRGCEAIVEAIRARVGDNPVYLTFDIDCLDPAFAPGTGTPVCGGLSTVQALEILGGLRGINLVGMDVVEVAPAYDHADVTSLAAATLAMEMLCLYAARHKVDV, from the coding sequence ATGGACGTGCCAATGCAGAACGATCAGGCTCTGACCCGTGACAGCCTCTACGGCACCGCTGCCGAAAGCACCTACGCCGGGATCACCAGTTTCATGCGCCGGCGCTACAGCCGCGACTTGCGCGGCGTGGACGTGGCGGTCAGCGGCGTGCCGTTCGACACCGCCACCAGCAACCGTCCGGGCGCGCGTTTCGGGCCTCGGGGGATTCGTGCGGCGTCCACCGGGATCGCCTGGGAACGTCACTGGCCGTGGGCGTTCGATCCGTTCGATCACCTCGCAGTAATCGACTACGGCGACTGCGACTTCGATTACGGCTCGCCGCACACCATTCCGGAGAGCATCGAGGCCCACGCCGAGCACATCCTGAATTCCGGCAGCGCGATGCTCACGTTCGGCGGCGATCACTTCATCAGCTACCCGCTGCTCAAGGCCCATGCGCGCAAGCACGGCACGCTGTCGCTGATCCACTTCGACGCCCACAGCGACACCTGGCCTGACGAGGGCGGCAAACGCGTCGATCACGGCACCATGTTCTGGCACGCGGCGCGGGAAGGGCTGGTGGATCCGGCGCGCTCGGTGCAGATCGGTTTGCGCACCACCAATGACGATCATCAGGGCTTCCAGGTGCTGGACGCGCGGCAGGTGCATCGCCGGGGCTGCGAAGCGATTGTCGAGGCCATTCGTGCGCGGGTCGGGGACAACCCGGTATACCTGACGTTCGACATCGACTGCCTGGATCCGGCCTTCGCACCGGGCACCGGCACGCCGGTCTGCGGCGGGTTGAGCACGGTGCAGGCGCTGGAGATCCTCGGCGGATTACGCGGGATCAATCTGGTGGGCATGGACGTGGTGGAGGTGGCCCCGGCCTATGACCACGCGGACGTGACGTCGCTGGCGGCGGCGACCCTGGCCATGGAGATGTTGTGCCTGTACGCGGCCCGGCACAAAGTCGACGTTTGA